The DNA region CGGTACCTGATGGCAGCCCTTATAAATTCGCTATTGCGGTGGCCGAATGGAATGCAGAAATCACTGGCAGCCTTTACAATGGTGCTTTACAAACCCTGCTTAAACATGGCGTAAAGGCCGAAAATATCATTTCAGTACCCGTACCCGGAAGTTTTGAACTGACTGCTGCAGCGGAGATACTTTTACAGAAACACAAAGACCTTGATGCAGTAATTTGCCTGGGTTGTGTCATACAAGGTGAAACCAGACATTTCGACTTCATCTGCGACGCAGTAGCTAATGGCGTCAGCAATGTAGGCATTAAACACAGTAAAGCTGTAATATTTGGGGTATTGACTACCGATAACCAGCAACAGGCTATAGACAGGGCGGGCGGCAAACACGGCAATAAAGGCGATGAAGCTGCTATTACAGCGCTAAAAATGGCGGAACTGACCGCTACCGTATAACAAACTTTGATTCTTTGCTTAAAAACTGTAAATTAGTACTCATATATCATTAAGAAAACCAATACAGATGAAGAAAGTTGCAATCCTATTGCTTGGCGTTTTTTTTGCAATAACTATTTTGGAAGCCTGCTCTAACAAACTTTGCCCTGCTTACAGTTCTTATCCTGAAGGCAAAAGAAGAAGAGGTTAACAAAAAAGCTGATAGCATAAAAAATGATGGAGATGGAGTGGAAAAATATTACACGGGCCGAACAGGTGGCCGAAATTCAGCAACAGGACGGATATAGCTTAATTTTTAAGCACAGTACCCGTTGTTCAGTAAGTGCAATGGCCAAAAGACGTTTTGAAATGGACTGGTCTGTTATACCTGAAAACACCTCACTCTACTTTCTGGACCTGATCAGCTACCGAGACATTTCTGCTCAGATAGCTGATACCTTCCAGGTGCATCATGAATCTCCGCAAATCCTGGTAATCAAAAACGGCGATTGCATATTGGATGCCTCACATAGCGATATTTCGGCCGATGAAGTGGCCGAGGTCATTAATAGTTAAAACTTACAGTTTTCCTGATATCAGGATGTAAACTATACATCACCGGACAGGTATTGGCCGATCTTTCAATGATCGTTTTCTCCTTTTCCGAATAATTGTTGGCCGGGAACTGAAAATTCACTACAATTTCGGCTACCCGCCTTGGGTTTTCCGCCATAATTTTAGTGATCTCACAAGTTGTCCCGTCAATGTTAAAACCATGCTCATTGGCTGCAATGCCAACAATGGTCAGCATACAATTGCCCAGCGAAGTGGCCAGCAGATCGGTAGGCGAAAATGCTTCGCCTTTTCCTTTATTGTCAACCGGTGCATCGGTAATGATTTCATTGCCCGAACGCAGGTGAACAGATGTGGTCCTTAAACCACCATTATAAGTTATTCTTGAAGTGCTCATGATGTAAAATTAAACAATCCTGCGTAAATCATTATTATTTATAAAATATCCCGGCAATTGTTAACTTTAAGTACAGATAAACACAAACACCATGAAAAAAATCATCTTTCTTATCCTCATCAGCATCAGCGGATTAACAGCATGCAACACGATGAAACAAAACAAATCTGCAGGCAAATTAACCGGAGACTGGGTATTGAATTACATTACAGGCCCAAGAATTGCCTTCGATGGCCTGTTCCCCAATGACAAACCAACAATTAATTTCAAAGAAAACCCTGAAATCATCAGCGGCAATACCAGCTGTAACGGTTTTAGCTGTAAGCTTACCATTAAAGGGAACAACATGAGCATATCACAGCCCGGCCCCATGACCATGAGGTACTGTGAAGGCGGCGGCGAAAAAGTATTTTTAGACATGCTGCAAAAAGTAACCGGTTACGATGTACAGGGCAATACCCTGGTCATGCTGCAAGGTGACATTGTGGTTATGCGCTATACCAGGAAATAGGTTTTTGTTTACATGCGGTAAACATTTCATGTTTATAACAATTCAAACCTATTGCGTAACTTTGCATCATGATCGCATTACCGGTTGTTTCAGAAAACCAAGTACAACGTAAACCAGACTGGCTTAGAGTAAAGCTTCCTGTTGGCAAAGAATATGCACAGGTACGCAGTCTTGTGGACACCCACAAGCTGCACACCATTTGCGAAAGTGGCAATTGCCCGAATATGGGCGAATGCTGGGGAGCCGGAACGGCTACCTTTATGATCCTTGGTAACATCTGTACCCGATCCTGCTCTTTCTGCGCCGTTGCCACAGGCAGGCCACTAGCAGTTGATACAGATGAACCTAACCGTGTAGCCAACTCAGTGAAGCTGATGCAGGTCAAACACTGTGTAATCACTTCGGTAGACAGGGATGACCTGAAAGACGGAGGGTCGATCATCTGGGCCGAAACCCTGCAAGCCATCAGAAGGGAAAGTCCTGAAACGACATTGGAAACCCTGATCCCTGATTTTAAGGGGCAGTGGGACAACCTGTACCGTGTACTGGAGGAACGCCCGGAGGTGGTATCGCACAACGTAGAAACTGTACGCCGTTTAACCCGGCAGGTGCGCATACAAGCCAAGTACGACAGAAGTCTGGAAGCTTTGAAACGCATCTCAGAATTTGGATTACGTACTAAGACTGGTATCATGCTGGGCCTTGGTGAAACTGAAGCAGACGTATTGGAAGCCATGGACGACCTGGTAGCGAATGGTGTACACATTTTAACACTGGGGCAATACCTGCAGCCTACACGTAACCACCATCCTGTAGTAGACTGGATCCACCCTGATCAGTTTGAAAGATACAAGGAAATCGGATTGGAAAAGGGCTTAAAGTATGTAGAAAGTGGTCCGTTGGTGCGTTCCTCTTACCATGCAGAAAAACACCTGTTCGATTTTTAGCGAAACTACCTCAAAAACCTTTTAACGCTTAGCGGCAGCTGTGCTGCAAGGCTGGATGCTGTGATGTTGTGATGATCTACAGCCAATTCATCTCCGGCCTTTCCGTGAAAATAGCAGCCCAGCAAGGCAGCAGCTTTGGCGCTATAGCCCTGGGCAACATAAGCCGCAATAAGCCCTGTAAGCACATCCCCCATGCCCCCCTGGGCCATAGCCGGATTTCCGGTCGGGTTAATCAATACATCCCCCTCCTGATCCACAATAAAGGTAAACTGGTTTTTCAGTACAATGACAGCACCCAGTTTTTTTGCCATTGTCCTGGCCGTTTGCAACCTTTCCCACCAGTTCTTGTGCTTACCAAACAGGGTATCAAATTCCTTTAAATGTGGTGTAAATATGGAATTTTTTGCCAGGTGAAAAAGCAGGTCTGCCCTTTTAGACAGGATATTTAACGCATCGGCGTCGGCAACAACAGGGACTTTTAAAGTTACCAGTTCCTCAATAATGCCTATCACTTCCAGATGTTTCCCTAAACCAGGGCCTATGGCAATGGCATTGTATTTTTTTAATGATTTTATCTTGACCAGCTGCTTGCGCTCCAGGTACATCACCTCAGGGAGTACTGAATTT from Pedobacter africanus includes:
- the ribH gene encoding 6,7-dimethyl-8-ribityllumazine synthase, producing MATQLKNLSDFSHTTVPDGSPYKFAIAVAEWNAEITGSLYNGALQTLLKHGVKAENIISVPVPGSFELTAAAEILLQKHKDLDAVICLGCVIQGETRHFDFICDAVANGVSNVGIKHSKAVIFGVLTTDNQQQAIDRAGGKHGNKGDEAAITALKMAELTATV
- the ytxJ gene encoding bacillithiol system redox-active protein YtxJ is translated as MEWKNITRAEQVAEIQQQDGYSLIFKHSTRCSVSAMAKRRFEMDWSVIPENTSLYFLDLISYRDISAQIADTFQVHHESPQILVIKNGDCILDASHSDISADEVAEVINS
- a CDS encoding OsmC family protein, which codes for MSTSRITYNGGLRTTSVHLRSGNEIITDAPVDNKGKGEAFSPTDLLATSLGNCMLTIVGIAANEHGFNIDGTTCEITKIMAENPRRVAEIVVNFQFPANNYSEKEKTIIERSANTCPVMYSLHPDIRKTVSFNY
- a CDS encoding META domain-containing protein, yielding MKKIIFLILISISGLTACNTMKQNKSAGKLTGDWVLNYITGPRIAFDGLFPNDKPTINFKENPEIISGNTSCNGFSCKLTIKGNNMSISQPGPMTMRYCEGGGEKVFLDMLQKVTGYDVQGNTLVMLQGDIVVMRYTRK
- the lipA gene encoding lipoyl synthase — encoded protein: MIALPVVSENQVQRKPDWLRVKLPVGKEYAQVRSLVDTHKLHTICESGNCPNMGECWGAGTATFMILGNICTRSCSFCAVATGRPLAVDTDEPNRVANSVKLMQVKHCVITSVDRDDLKDGGSIIWAETLQAIRRESPETTLETLIPDFKGQWDNLYRVLEERPEVVSHNVETVRRLTRQVRIQAKYDRSLEALKRISEFGLRTKTGIMLGLGETEADVLEAMDDLVANGVHILTLGQYLQPTRNHHPVVDWIHPDQFERYKEIGLEKGLKYVESGPLVRSSYHAEKHLFDF
- a CDS encoding NAD(P)H-hydrate dehydratase; translation: MAVFLNSFLPDSDADSKLQLVDEGLDKLGTEADSSPYKLINQADIATILKPRRAFSHKGTYGHALLIAGDIKTMGAALLCASGCLYGGAGLTTLSVPESGLTALNSVLPEVMYLERKQLVKIKSLKKYNAIAIGPGLGKHLEVIGIIEELVTLKVPVVADADALNILSKRADLLFHLAKNSIFTPHLKEFDTLFGKHKNWWERLQTARTMAKKLGAVIVLKNQFTFIVDQEGDVLINPTGNPAMAQGGMGDVLTGLIAAYVAQGYSAKAAALLGCYFHGKAGDELAVDHHNITASSLAAQLPLSVKRFLR